AAAATAACCAGTATTTTAGACCGACATCAATACCTTCAGAAACACCTATGTCAGGTTGCTTGGGACCAGTTTTCTGTGCTGATGTCAACCATCCTATGGCAATACCACCAAGTACGCCTAAGAAAATACTTAAGGATGATGGATACCCTGTCATCAAAAACACTAGTGTCAAAAATAACCCAAATAGAGTCTGAGTAATAAAGTTTCCAGAGAAGCTTAACTTTGGTGGTGCCATAAGGGGAAGCTATTGGCGAATGACTTCTTTTAATTGTGCCTCTAGTGGTTGAACTGTGTCCAAAATCTTTACAAGAGGTTTCTCTTTTTCAGTAAAAGGCTCAGCTTGCTGAAGTTGTGATTCTAACAGATCGACGGTCGCATCGGTAATATCACCTGTACGTTCTCTTAGCCGCTTTTGTAGTACTTCTCGTGGTGCAGTACATTGGATAATCTGTATCGGGATTTGATGCATTTGGGCTTGTGCGATAGCATCCTCTCGAAGTTGCTGTCTGTCGTACTTAGCGTCTAAAATCACCGTATAACCTTGTTTTGCCAGCAAGACTCCCAATTCTAACACCCGTGCATAAGTTTTCTGAGTCATTTCGGCTGTATAAATCTCGTCTCCACCACGTTCAAATAATGGAATTCCAGCTAAATGCTTCCGTACCGCGTCCGAACGAAGGTGAATTGCACCCAGGTGACGAGCTAAATACCTTGCCGTAGTAGATTTACCAGAACCCGACACACCAGACATCAGTATCAGTTGTCCTTGACGGGGTTTCGTATATTCCCAAGCGAGTTTGTAGTAAGTCGCTGCTGTTTTTGTCACCTCCTCCTTAACTGATGAAGGGACACTGGGATCGTCCAACAAAAACGAAGTCACCTTGGCGCGGACATAAGATTGGCGGCTTAAATATATAGGCAAAACTTGCAAGCCCTCCCAATCTCCAGTCACCTCAAGGTAAGTATTGAGGTACGTATTACTCAAATCCAAACGCTGCTGAGCTTCCAAATCCATCACAGCATAAGCAATGTCGTACATCACATCGACAAAGCGAAACGGTTCATTAAACTCAATGCAGTCAAACAACCACAATTTGTTTTGCCACAAACAAATGTTACCCAAGTGTAAGTCACCATGACATTCGCGAATGCGATCGCTTTTAATTCTGTCCTTAAAAAGTTCGTCACACTCCGAAAAAAAACTATCCGTATACCGCTTTGTTTCCTCAAACTGTTCCCGTGTTTGGGGACCACCGATATACTTCTCACTTTGCTCGTAATTCTCATCAAATGCTGCACGAACTTGCGCGACTTCACCAAAAGAGCGAATATAATCATTAGTCACGGTCTTACTAGCATGATACTCCGCCACAACCCGTCCCAACTCTTCCACAAGTTCCTCATTTAACTGACCCTGTTTAAACAGCTGACTCAGCAAAACATCATCAGGAAACTGGAGCATCTTCAGAACATACTCAACAGGTTCTCCCGTTTCACCCAAACGGTATTGCCCATCTACCAAAGCAATTGGTAACACCTCCAAATATAGTTCCGCAGCCCCTCTCTGATTCAGACGCAACTCTTCATAAGAAAAATGTCGCCGCTTCTCCAGCGTTGAATAATCCAAAAAACCAAAATTGACTGGTTTCTTCACCTTATAAGCATATTTACCAGTTAACAATACATAAGAAATATGGGTTTGAATCAATTGAATAGGTTCACTCACTTCATGAGGATAAAACCCACGCTCTAACATCTGCTGAATTAAAGGGGGAATAGAAACCTCTGTCATTTTTTCTTGGCGCTCTTGGCGTCTTGGCGGTTTACATAACAAAAAACCAGAGGTTATACCCCTGGTTTCCACGGATAGTTTAGCAAACTTTAACTCATCAAGTCTCGGTTTAGCCCTCAGATTCTGTTCCCGAATCAGAACCTCTCTGTGGAGGCAAAATTGTTAGAACAGATTGACCAGGTTCACCCATATACTTCGCACCTGCGGGCAAAGGAATTTGATCTACCTGCAAACTATCACCAACTTCCATGTTAGAGATATCAATATCAATTGCTGCAGGAATACTTTCTGGAGGGCAACGCAGCGCCAAATTTGTGATATGTACGTCTAATACGCCACCGTCTCTCTTCACCCCAATTGATTCTCCCACAAGATGCAGGCGGACTTCTATATCAGTATCGCCATGACCTGCAACAGCAAAAAAGCTGAGATGATAAAGCGTACCCTTCGCTGGATGAGATTGAACTTCCCGCAACAGAGTTTTTCCACGCCAAGGAATATCGGTCACGCTAAGGTCAACTATGGAGTTATTAATAGAAGCCTTGTTGAGAAGGCGTTCAGCAACTTTGGCATCTAGGATAATTGCTACTGATTCAGTACCTTGATGACCGTACAAGTTTGCTGGTATTTTACCAGAACGGCGCAAAGCATTGGGTTTGCTTCCATCTGGTCGTGTTTGACATTCGATTGTAAGTTCCATGTTAATTGTTAGGGGGTAGGGGGTAGAGGGTAGGGGGTAGAGGGTAGGGGGTAGAGGGTAGGGTTAGAAGTAGATAGTACTCAAATACTATTTATTTTTACTCCCTATTCCCCACTCCCCACTCCCTACTCCCTAACCAACAGTTTGCAACAAAGCACGTTTTGGTCCGTGGATGGGGTCTTCCACAATAATAGTTTGGTCTCGGCTGGCTCCTAAGGAGACAATCGCGATGGGAACTTCCATCAACTCTGCCAAAAACTTCAAATAATTTAGTGCTTCTCTTGGCAAGTCTTCTAAAGAACGACAGTGAGTTGTTGGGGTACGCCATCCCGGCATAGTTTTGTAAATAGGACAACACCTGGCAAATTTCCGGGAGCTAGTGGGGAAGTGTTCGCAGCGTTCTCCATCTACCTCGTAAGCAACACAAACTTTGATTTCCTCTATTTCATCAAGAACATCTAGTTTGGTGATTGCCAAACAGTCCATACCATTTATCCGCACTGCGTAGCGACCAATTACAGCATCAAACCAACCACAGCGTCTCTTGCGACCGGTTGTTGTACCAAATTCAGCGCCGCGATCGCATAACACTTCTCCCATTTCCCCATGTATTTCTGTGGGGAAAGGTCCTTCTCCTACTCGCGTGGTGTACGCTTT
This genomic interval from Scytonema hofmannii PCC 7110 contains the following:
- a CDS encoding AAA family ATPase, whose translation is MTEVSIPPLIQQMLERGFYPHEVSEPIQLIQTHISYVLLTGKYAYKVKKPVNFGFLDYSTLEKRRHFSYEELRLNQRGAAELYLEVLPIALVDGQYRLGETGEPVEYVLKMLQFPDDVLLSQLFKQGQLNEELVEELGRVVAEYHASKTVTNDYIRSFGEVAQVRAAFDENYEQSEKYIGGPQTREQFEETKRYTDSFFSECDELFKDRIKSDRIRECHGDLHLGNICLWQNKLWLFDCIEFNEPFRFVDVMYDIAYAVMDLEAQQRLDLSNTYLNTYLEVTGDWEGLQVLPIYLSRQSYVRAKVTSFLLDDPSVPSSVKEEVTKTAATYYKLAWEYTKPRQGQLILMSGVSGSGKSTTARYLARHLGAIHLRSDAVRKHLAGIPLFERGGDEIYTAEMTQKTYARVLELGVLLAKQGYTVILDAKYDRQQLREDAIAQAQMHQIPIQIIQCTAPREVLQKRLRERTGDITDATVDLLESQLQQAEPFTEKEKPLVKILDTVQPLEAQLKEVIRQ
- a CDS encoding 50S ribosomal protein L25/general stress protein Ctc, whose amino-acid sequence is MELTIECQTRPDGSKPNALRRSGKIPANLYGHQGTESVAIILDAKVAERLLNKASINNSIVDLSVTDIPWRGKTLLREVQSHPAKGTLYHLSFFAVAGHGDTDIEVRLHLVGESIGVKRDGGVLDVHITNLALRCPPESIPAAIDIDISNMEVGDSLQVDQIPLPAGAKYMGEPGQSVLTILPPQRGSDSGTESEG